From the Cohaesibacter sp. ES.047 genome, one window contains:
- a CDS encoding SDR family NAD(P)-dependent oxidoreductase — protein sequence MLEPNGRVIMISGANRGIGLAVARQLLDKGFCVSAGARSIDALGEAFAGADSDRLLCSPYDAADRNSHEAWLQATIDRFGKLDGLVNNAGTSNTFTIEAGDEEELDTLWAINIKGPLFLTRICMPHLKAAGTGRVINIASLSGKRVRNENVAYNMTKHALIALTHNTRRIGWDHGVRATAICPSFVATDLTDDVAKVSKEEMIQPEDFAEVAALALSLPNTACMAEMIVNCRLEDTF from the coding sequence ATGCTTGAGCCGAACGGACGTGTGATCATGATATCGGGTGCCAACCGCGGCATTGGTCTGGCGGTGGCAAGGCAACTGCTCGACAAGGGCTTTTGTGTCAGCGCGGGCGCCAGAAGCATCGACGCTCTGGGCGAAGCCTTCGCCGGGGCGGATTCGGACCGCTTGCTCTGCTCACCTTATGATGCCGCCGACCGCAACAGCCATGAGGCCTGGCTTCAAGCGACCATCGATCGGTTTGGCAAGCTCGATGGCCTTGTCAACAATGCCGGCACCAGCAACACCTTTACCATCGAGGCGGGCGACGAGGAAGAGCTCGATACCCTCTGGGCAATCAACATCAAAGGGCCGTTGTTTCTCACCCGGATCTGCATGCCCCACCTGAAGGCTGCCGGAACCGGGCGTGTGATCAACATAGCCTCTCTTTCAGGCAAACGTGTCCGAAATGAAAATGTTGCGTATAATATGACCAAGCATGCGCTCATCGCGCTCACCCACAACACGCGCCGGATCGGCTGGGATCACGGTGTCAGGGCGACGGCCATCTGCCCCAGTTTCGTTGCGACGGATCTGACTGACGATGTGGCCAAGGTCAGCAAAGAAGAGATGATCCAGCCAGAAGATTTTGCCGAAGTGGCCGCGCTTGCGTTGTCCCTTCCCAATACTGCCTGCATGGCGGAAATGATCGTCAACTGCAGGCTCGAGGACACCTTCTGA
- a CDS encoding ABC transporter permease: protein MTVFILKRLGFACVTLFAVLTIVFFIVRILPGDPAMAILGDQANAAALAAMRTRLGLDAPMYIQYFDFLRGVIVGDWGVSMVSGRPVIEEILKVLPSTIELTLASLVVGVVVGLPVGIWSAVRRNKLPDYVARIASLLGLSFPAFVSAILLLLLFSIQLRWFPVISSGHGDTFLERLRDLALPAINLGLIMAAYITRVSRSAMLEVLNQDYVRTARAKGMAFAVILWRHCLRNALIPVVTVVGLYLGILIGNSVLTEIVFNRPGLGKLIVGALNQRDYTMLQGMMVIYTLLVVLVNLITDLTYGLIDPRIKYS from the coding sequence ATGACTGTATTCATTCTTAAGCGGCTCGGCTTTGCGTGTGTGACACTCTTTGCCGTACTGACCATTGTTTTCTTTATTGTTCGCATTCTGCCGGGTGATCCCGCAATGGCCATTCTGGGCGATCAGGCCAACGCGGCCGCGCTGGCCGCCATGCGTACCCGGTTGGGGCTGGATGCACCGATGTATATCCAGTATTTCGACTTTCTCAGGGGTGTGATCGTCGGTGACTGGGGTGTTTCCATGGTATCCGGTCGTCCGGTCATCGAGGAAATTCTCAAGGTTCTGCCCTCGACCATCGAGCTGACCCTTGCGTCTCTCGTTGTGGGCGTCGTCGTCGGCCTGCCGGTTGGCATCTGGTCAGCGGTTCGTCGCAACAAGTTGCCTGATTATGTTGCCCGGATCGCGTCTTTGCTGGGGCTTTCCTTCCCGGCGTTTGTCTCTGCCATCCTGCTCCTGTTGCTGTTCTCCATTCAGCTCAGATGGTTCCCGGTCATCAGCTCCGGGCATGGCGACACGTTTCTGGAGCGCCTGAGAGATCTTGCGCTGCCGGCCATCAACCTCGGCCTCATCATGGCCGCCTACATCACCCGCGTCTCCCGTTCGGCGATGCTGGAGGTGCTCAATCAGGATTATGTCCGCACGGCGCGAGCCAAGGGCATGGCTTTCGCGGTCATTCTGTGGCGTCACTGCCTGCGCAATGCGCTTATCCCTGTCGTCACCGTTGTCGGGCTTTATCTCGGCATTCTCATTGGCAACTCCGTTCTCACCGAGATTGTCTTCAACCGTCCCGGTCTTGGCAAGCTGATCGTCGGCGCGCTCAACCAGCGCGACTACACCATGCTGCAAGGCATGATGGTGATCTACACTTTGCTGGTGGTTCTGGTGAATCTGATCACCGACCTCACCTATGGCCTGATTGACCCGAGGATCAAATACTCATGA
- a CDS encoding FAD-binding oxidoreductase, whose amino-acid sequence MSERPPFHPDVIVVGAGITGLSAAVELAESGVRTRLIDAYGPAAMASGWTLAGVRQSGRDPAELPMAKKAVEIWQTLHEKLGAETGYRQEGNLRLARTEAEVVAIRTLVKQQSDIGLDLRFLDNLEDIRAIAPPLSDTVLAASYCPTDGHADPLMVAEAYLSRAKALGVEIIFGERVTALTVSQGKVTGLVTDAGSHAAGAVLLATGFLSNRLLEPLGTTIPLRQPMVTVIQTAPAEPQLCPVLGVANADMAARQELSGRFRVTSGMETWPGTLVEENGKPAIRPYARAIEATISKVATVLPVLHDLEIEKIWAGALDLTPDALPVIDVAQGFDNLMIAAGFSGHGFGIGPVTGPLAAQKLIGKKPDLDIDAFRLDRFDSLTGAEATLTLHG is encoded by the coding sequence ATGAGTGAACGCCCCCCTTTCCATCCAGACGTTATTGTCGTCGGCGCCGGCATCACGGGCCTGTCGGCGGCTGTGGAACTGGCCGAAAGCGGGGTGCGAACCAGACTGATCGATGCCTATGGCCCGGCGGCCATGGCCTCTGGCTGGACGCTGGCGGGTGTGCGCCAGTCGGGCCGGGATCCGGCCGAGCTGCCAATGGCGAAGAAAGCCGTTGAAATCTGGCAAACTCTGCATGAAAAGCTCGGAGCCGAAACCGGCTATCGCCAAGAGGGCAATCTGCGTCTGGCCCGCACTGAAGCGGAAGTGGTGGCCATTCGTACCCTCGTCAAGCAACAGTCCGATATCGGCCTTGATCTGAGGTTCCTTGACAACCTTGAAGACATTCGCGCCATTGCTCCCCCGCTATCCGATACCGTGCTGGCGGCCTCCTACTGTCCGACGGACGGTCATGCTGATCCGCTAATGGTGGCCGAGGCCTATCTGTCGCGTGCCAAAGCGTTGGGCGTTGAAATCATATTTGGTGAGCGCGTTACGGCTCTGACGGTCTCTCAAGGCAAGGTGACGGGTCTTGTCACCGATGCCGGCAGTCATGCCGCCGGGGCCGTTCTACTGGCCACAGGCTTTCTGAGCAATCGCCTGCTCGAGCCTCTGGGGACGACGATCCCCTTGCGCCAACCCATGGTAACGGTGATCCAGACCGCGCCCGCTGAACCCCAGCTTTGCCCCGTTCTTGGTGTTGCCAATGCCGATATGGCGGCCCGGCAGGAGCTTTCCGGGCGCTTTCGCGTCACCAGCGGCATGGAAACATGGCCCGGAACCCTCGTTGAAGAGAACGGCAAACCCGCAATACGTCCCTATGCCCGCGCCATCGAGGCGACAATTAGCAAGGTTGCCACGGTTCTTCCCGTCCTGCATGATCTGGAAATCGAAAAGATCTGGGCCGGAGCGCTTGATCTCACGCCGGATGCCTTGCCGGTGATTGATGTCGCGCAAGGGTTTGACAATCTGATGATTGCCGCGGGCTTTTCCGGGCATGGTTTCGGCATTGGTCCGGTTACGGGGCCGTTGGCAGCCCAGAAGCTCATTGGCAAAAAGCCGGATCTTGATATCGACGCCTTCAGGCTGGATCGATTTGATTCCCTGACCGGTGCCGAAGCGACCCTGACCTTGCATGGGTGA
- a CDS encoding ABC transporter substrate-binding protein — translation MKFRYGIALTSMLLASQAMAAGTTLNVGMGVADAGKLDPHVATTTSDKGLLYWMFNGLVRIKPGEASPEFIEPDIAKSWTKNEDGTEWVFSLRDDVECHGDYGKIDAEDVVYSLERSANPDFSAFAKDYTAFESVEATGPLEVTIKLKNPVPSLLGLLVPYHGGNIVCKDAVEALGDEYQRSPIGTGPFMFAEYQPQQYVKLVANPEYFRGEPKLKEIYYRYIPSDASRDLAFQSGEIDMIYGKQDQTWVERIAKLPNTKVIVMTPGEMSVLHLNMAMPPLDNILVRKAFAHAVNRDALLQFKGPDVTLAAWSPVPEGYLGYTGDVPKYEYSIEKAKELLTEAGFPDGVTIKAIHTTLPGMLPTMEAVQALVRDAGINLEIETVEHATFHEQIRKDMSQVTHYAAARFPVADTYLTQFFHSDSIVGTPTAVTNFSHCDVADKEIDAARVETDSAKQIELWATAQKKIMEEVCAVPILQALQLWAWNDKLDLGVDVKGSLNLSPPVTEMATFTE, via the coding sequence ATGAAGTTTAGATACGGAATTGCCTTAACCAGCATGCTGTTGGCCAGTCAGGCCATGGCAGCTGGGACCACGCTCAACGTCGGCATGGGGGTTGCTGATGCGGGCAAGCTCGATCCGCATGTTGCTACCACCACATCGGACAAGGGCCTTCTATACTGGATGTTCAACGGTCTTGTGCGCATCAAGCCCGGTGAGGCCAGCCCCGAATTCATCGAACCCGATATCGCCAAGAGCTGGACCAAGAACGAGGATGGCACCGAGTGGGTCTTTTCCCTGCGCGATGATGTCGAATGCCACGGCGACTATGGCAAGATTGACGCCGAAGACGTTGTCTATTCGCTCGAACGGTCCGCCAATCCTGATTTCTCAGCGTTCGCCAAGGACTATACGGCCTTCGAAAGCGTCGAGGCCACCGGTCCGCTCGAAGTCACCATCAAGCTGAAGAACCCGGTTCCCAGCCTCTTGGGCCTGCTTGTGCCCTATCACGGCGGCAACATCGTCTGTAAGGATGCGGTCGAGGCCTTGGGCGACGAATATCAGCGCTCGCCGATCGGCACCGGTCCTTTCATGTTCGCTGAATACCAGCCACAGCAATATGTGAAGCTGGTTGCCAACCCGGAATATTTCCGCGGCGAGCCCAAACTCAAGGAAATCTACTACCGCTATATCCCGTCCGACGCGTCCCGTGATCTGGCGTTCCAGTCTGGCGAGATCGACATGATCTACGGCAAGCAGGACCAGACATGGGTCGAACGCATTGCCAAGTTGCCCAACACCAAGGTCATCGTCATGACGCCGGGCGAAATGAGCGTCTTGCACCTCAACATGGCCATGCCGCCGCTCGACAATATCCTTGTGCGCAAGGCTTTCGCCCATGCGGTCAACCGGGATGCATTGCTCCAGTTCAAGGGTCCGGATGTCACCCTTGCAGCCTGGTCTCCCGTGCCTGAAGGCTATCTGGGCTACACCGGCGATGTACCAAAGTATGAATATTCCATCGAAAAGGCCAAGGAACTGCTGACCGAAGCCGGCTTCCCTGACGGGGTCACCATCAAGGCGATCCACACCACGCTTCCGGGCATGTTGCCGACCATGGAAGCCGTTCAGGCACTGGTGCGTGACGCCGGAATCAATCTCGAAATCGAGACTGTCGAACACGCCACCTTCCACGAACAGATCCGCAAGGACATGAGTCAGGTCACCCACTATGCCGCAGCCCGTTTCCCCGTTGCGGACACCTACCTGACCCAGTTCTTCCACTCGGACTCCATCGTTGGAACTCCGACGGCGGTGACCAACTTCTCGCACTGCGATGTGGCAGACAAGGAAATTGACGCCGCTCGGGTCGAGACCGACAGCGCCAAGCAGATCGAGCTCTGGGCTACCGCTCAGAAAAAGATCATGGAAGAAGTCTGTGCTGTTCCCATTCTTCAGGCTCTCCAGCTCTGGGCATGGAACGACAAACTTGACCTTGGTGTCGACGTGAAGGGGTCATTGAACCTGTCCCCACCCGTCACCGAAATGGCGACCTTCACCGAATAA